One window of Plasmodium relictum strain SGS1 genome assembly, chromosome: 14 genomic DNA carries:
- the PRP2 gene encoding rhoptry protein 2, putative, with translation MIWGRSIIYLIFFYFFLKASYIWANDQICDFNFNVKKLYDIYDKYNGNKVDADNSNSCNNLESLNSVKAFWMLKLKALCTEKTSILDKHVLNNICSKKFDVPHIRLNEITVGNNIVNLEFVCAHFLYNNNKEIIKCIKSNSLKNYLDSFHIAFDISISQELLKQSDNVDFILNLKDLNGLNLVKKIIDDSLCRIHSSVHTIMNKNDLDILKALVGLCTKLGFHNHFIITDNIHPLFYPLYSKVPYSLNKLNFNLENTTLYYSNYEYFLYNIKLAESEYTLSSYISPSVLKISQNNSFITWIGLKRDNNIYSRKFDELYELLSKIKYIERIIYCYSKYTSRYYENSISHFLRYIPEDKRDIMQNNGNIFIYIINTLCNNIPSIHQCVDKIISLNGTYDTYFKNFMINFIYYNASCAFNCNAVDLGKLYNDENLWDILIKYFSHSYLVKYKKKASSTTGLSDEYSELSKLYYTNYDYDYIHSGKWRKEINLDNEEAILKPSDDNIEYEFYNYTFQSLDLNNYSFFTLKSKTHEDNICQIASFIESNGKKYVHVNQYINNFFNKNNRRVLSHDDEIKETNNDGHSQNKNNNDTYNTSSDKDIFENDEENEHSDHMDRFNLFDNFLGDYKDGNGFLDILKNNNLFNNHKLFENIYGDGEDGEEDYSDSYSEEFDIEKHKIHTKIGDIYPLKRSYELKELLEIYEIHPNFSNSDEEIRKKFFRNDFFGKNAFTVQDVQTKVPNFYKYYYEIKKELNNLNDQDNSHYNMLLNNYSYDPTIFSKMNINFACTKSGTWPVRKVSGRWISDVLCEAYFVPQLVYNNQYAENKKKSNKKKDNTDEIDTKLYSLKEETRLIGIEFEEQEPHRCAISYLGDEVKKNQLPVSASLLLKLATGFCILHGFKIVWIADSSFDIHTNIYLRYTSILEKGITYYEKTRFELYGATRLVPQLDYIASGLNIKNNFITSSVFKNGYSLISFPGVDLKFHLLMSKKIKEMIYNLKFDCHSWTYKGCSEYYPLMRESKKNSSNNNDTIIFNGKYTDKEKDVMLQCSFMHDKTFIELNKMFPKECTFGSRIGDCHQKIRKSIPCYDKNSCKYQVYIYEEFLKPRNHLNLLYEHFIKVSESLTKLARPYYLQSLLSLEHDIQIKKSNGEKAEYEEILLFILKNSVYYVSWATSSEFWKRAVHVQDVDYINTKTSEDNRELFCPVAYAHEFIRHMLSQYMKFPNI, from the coding sequence ATGATTTGGGGTAGATcaataatatatttgatatttttttacttttttttaaaagcatCATATATATGGGCAAATGATCAAATATGTGActttaattttaatgtaaaaaaattatatgacatatatgataaatataacGGAAATAAAGTAGATGCTGATAATTCTAATAGTTGTAATAATTTAGAAAGTTTAAACTCAGTTAAGGCATTTTGGatgttaaaattaaaagcaCTATGCACAGAAAAAACGTCTATTTTAGATAAGCatgttttaaataatatttgtaGCAAAAAATTTGATGTACCCCATATAAGGTTAAATGAAATAACTGTAGGAAATAATATTGTTAATTTAGAATTTGTATGTGcccattttttatataataataacaaagaaattataaaatgtataaaaagtaattctttaaaaaattatttagatTCCTTTCATATAGCTTTTGATATATCTATATCACAAGAATTATTGAAACAATCGGATAATGTAGATTTTATACTTAATTTAAAGGATTTGAATGGATTGAATcttgttaaaaaaattattgatgATTCCTTATGTAGAATTCATTCTAGTGTTCATACTATTATGAATAAGAATGATCTTGATATATTAAAAGCATTAGTGGGTTTGTGTACAAAGTTGGGTTTTCATaatcattttattataacaGATAATATTCACCCGTTGTTTTATCCATTATATTCTAAAGTACCATAtagtttaaataaattaaatttcaaTTTAGAAAATACTACGTTGTATTATTCaaattatgaatattttttatataacattAAATTAGCTGAATCAGAATATACTTTAAGTTCATATATATCACCATCTGTATTAAAAATTAGtcaaaataattcatttattacATGGATAGGATTAAAAAgagataataatatttacagTAGGAAATTTGATGAATTATATGAATTACTTagcaaaattaaatatatagaaagaattatttattgCTATAGCAAATATACTTCTAGATATTATGAAAACAGTATAAGTCATTTTCTTAGATATATACCGGAAGATAAAAGAGATATAATGCAGAATAatggaaatatttttatttatataattaatactTTATGTAATAATATTCCATCAATTCATCAGTGTGTcgataaaattatttctttaaatggAACTTACGatacttattttaaaaattttatgattaattttatttactatAATGCTTCATGTGCATTCAATTGTAATGCAGTTGATTTaggaaaattatataatgatgaaaatttatGGGATAtacttataaaatatttttctcatTCATATTtagttaaatataaaaagaaagcTTCCAGTACAACTGGATTGTCAGATGAGTATAGTGAATTAtctaaattatattatactAATTATGATTATGATTATATTCATAGTGGGAAATGgagaaaagaaataaatttagaTAATGAAGAAGCCATTTTAAAACCATCTGATGATAATATAGAATATGAATTTTACAATTATACATTTCAGTCACTTGATTTGAATAATTATAGTTTCTTTactttaaaaagtaaaactCATGAAGACAATATTTGCCAAATTGCCTCCTTTATAGAATCAAATGGCAAAAAGTATGTTCATGTAAAtcaatatattaataatttttttaataaaaataatagaagaGTACTTTCACATGatgatgaaataaaagaaacaaaTAATGATGGTCACtctcaaaataaaaataataacgaTACATATAATACTAGTTCTGATAAagatatttttgaaaatgatGAAGAGAATGAGCATAGTGATCATATGGATAGgtttaatttatttgataattttCTTGGTGATTATAAAGATGGTAATGGTTTCCTGGatatacttaaaaataacaatttatttaataatcataaattatttgaGAACATATATGGTGATGGTGAAGATGGGGAAGAGGATTACTCAGACTCGTATTCAGAAGAATTTGATAtagaaaaacataaaatacaCACAAAAATTGGTGATATATATCCATTAAAGAGATCATATGAACTTAAAGAATTACTGGAAATTTATGAAATTCATCCTAACTTTAGTAATTCTGATGaagaaataagaaaaaaattttttagaaatgATTTTTTTGGGAAAAATGCTTTTACTGTACAAGATGTACAAACAAAAGTtccaaatttttataaatattattacgaaattaaaaaagaattaaataacCTTAATGATCAAGATAATTCACATTATAACAtgcttttaaataattattcataTGATCCAAccattttttctaaaatgaatataaattttgCATGCACTAAATCTGGAACATGGCCTGTTCGTAAGGTATCAGGTCGATGGATATCAGATGTTTTATGTGAAGCTTATTTTGTACCTCAATTAGTATATAATAATCAATAtgcagaaaataaaaaaaaaagtaataaaaagaaagacAATACTGATGAAATAGATACTAAATTGTACTCTTTGAAGGAAGAAACTAGATTAATTGGTATTGAATTTGAAGAACAAGAACCACATAGATGTGCAATTAGTTATTTAGGAGATGAAGTAAAAAAGAACCAATTACCAGTATCTGCATCTTTATTACTTAAGTTAGCTACTGGATTTTGTATTTTGCATGGTTTTAAAATTGTTTGGATTGCAGATTCTTCTTTTGATATACatacaaatatttatttaagatATACTTCTATATTAGAAAAAGGAATAacttattatgaaaaaactAGATTTGAATTATATGGGGCAACAAGATTAGTACCACAATTAGATTATATTGCTTCTGGATTGAATATTAAGAACAATTTTATTACATCTAGTGTATTTAAAAATGGATATAGTTTGATTAGTTTTCCAGGTGTGgatttaaaatttcatttattaatgagtaaaaaaattaaagaaatgatatataatttaaaatttgacTGTCACAGTTGGACTTACAAAGGATGTTCGGAATATTATCCTTTAATGAGAgagagtaaaaaaaattcatctaataataatgacacaattatttttaacGGTAAATATacagataaagaaaaagatgtAATGCTTCAATGTTCCTTTATGCATGATAAAACTTTtattgaattaaataaaatgtttCCAAAAGAATGCACATTTGGGTCAAGAATTGGTGATTGCCatcaaaaaataagaaaaagtaTACCATGCTACGACAAAAATTCTTGTAAATATCAAGTGTATATTTATGAAGAATTTTTAAAGCCGCGTAaccatttaaatttattatatgaacattttataaaagtttCTGAAAGTCTAACAAAGTTAGCTAGACCATATTATTTGCAATCCCTTTTATCACTTGAGCATGAtatacaaattaaaaaaagtaatggAGAAAAGGCAGAATATGAAGAAATATTATtgtttattttgaaaaattctGTTTATTATGTTTCATGGGCTACTTCGAGTGAATTCTGGAAAAGAGCTGTTCATGTTCAAGATGTAGATTATATCAATACTAAAACATCTGAAGATAACAGGGAGCTATTTTGCCCAGTTGCATATGCTCATGAATTTATACGACATATGCTCTCTCAATATATGAAATTCCCAAATATttga
- a CDS encoding ATP-dependent Clp protease adaptor protein ClpS, putative yields MYKYLKTFFFVLYILLCKNTHSHNKIYIKYHWNFIFSSLKLENINSTGKIFKPFKLKKKKFILYVNQNVNLEKINKLRNVIKEIKKDNIKEFDEEEKKKRENETTAWKVILYNDDIHNFTYVTDTIVKVIGQISKAKAHTITVEAHSTGQALVLSTWKTKAEKYCEELQKNGLTVSIIHESQLKNKKKT; encoded by the exons atgtataaatatttaaaaacatttttttttgtattatatatattgctTTGTAAAAATACACATTctcataataaaatatatataaaatatcattggaattttattttttcatctcTGAAgctagaaaatataaatagtacTGGGAAAATATTTAAGCCATTTAAG cttaaaaaaaaaaaatttatactcTATGTTAACCAAAATGTAAATttggaaaaaataaataagctcag AAATGTAATAAAGGAGATAAAAAAAGACAACATAAAAGAATttgatgaagaagaaaaaaaaaaaagagagaaTGAAACAACTGCATGGAAAGtcattttatataatgatGATATTCATAA TTTTACTTATGTAACTGATACAATTGTAAAAGTTATTGGACAAATAAGTAAAGCGAAGGCACATACAATTACAGTTGAGGCTCATAGCACAGGGCAAGCTCTCGTCTTATCAACATGGAAAACAAAAGCAGAAAAGTATTGTGAAg AGCTACAAAAAAATGGTTTAACGGTTTCAATAATCCATGAGAgccaattaaaaaataaaaaaaaaacttag